AAGGGGCTCAGGACCCTCTCTATGCACTGCCACCACCCTCTACGTGATGGGGGCAAGGCCCTGGCAGCTGCTAGCCTGATTCCTGAGCCTGATTCCTGGAGCCCTtcccctgctccaggtctccgAGGGTCTCACCCACGGGGGTGATTATGAAACCACTCCTGGCATCCTGGACATTAATTCATGCAGGAAACACTTCCCGCCACCAAAGGAAGAAGGCAACAAGGCAAGGGCAGGGCCTTGTCTCCCAGCACTGAAGGGCTGTCACTTGGAGGAGGAGCAGTGGGGAGAGCCTGCCATCAGACCGCCCAGGGGACAGCATcgtgtcttgtgtgtgtgtgcgtgcaatGTTGTAAGAGACAGCAGGAGGCCAGGTGACCTTGGCAATCTTGTCCCCACTCTATGCCCAGTACAGGAAATTCAGAGCTGTCTCATACCTGTGCCTGCCTCAGGAAGcccctgtctgtgtgtgtggaggaacACAGACCCAAGCCAAACCATCTAAGGCAGAGCTGAGTGTGGCAGGGGCTGCAAACCACCCAAGACACCCCAGGGAAATGTGCCAGCCACAATCCTCCCTTTGCAACCTCACCAAAGCCACTCTGACTAGACAAAGGACTGGAGTTGCCTGCCTAAGCGGGCAGAGCACTCAGTCCATGTGCACAGCTGGGGATTGAAACGGGTGGAGGTAGGGGACTGGGTCATCATCTCCCTATGCCAGTCATGCCCCCCAACCCAACGAATGGGGTACAGGATGGGCCAATCAGAGCGGTGGTACCTCCATGACAGAGCCCTCGGAGCTGTAGAGCGCAGCCAGCACGGACTTCTGCAAAAACCCGAAGAAGTAGCCTTCATTCCCCACGCCCCAGGTAGGATGCCTTCTGTCAGGGGCCTCTaccctgctgctcctgccctcctcccGCCCCTCTGCACCCTCCGAGCACCTCCCAGACTCCCTTGGCTCCAgggctcctccctctccccttcaaCCCTGGATGGCGCTCTAGCCAAGCAGCAAGTTCTCACCGAGGCCACCTGGAAAGAGTTGTTTGTGCCTCTGTGATCCAGGTCATGACACATGCAGGAAATGAACAAGGCAAAAATCTCGATGTCCCTggtaagaaggaggaggaagtcaACCACCCTGCTGGTTCCCGGTGTCAGAGGGAGAGGGGGGCTGGTGGGATGGGAGCCACCTGCTCAGGAGGCTGGGACACCTGTAGCCGCTTCCCAGGCAGACATCCCACCCCAGTGTGTggcagagctaggctgcagcagacctGTTAGTTTGCTACTCACTGGCCATGCGGCTGGGGAGACAGCCCTGccccacgccccccccccccccccccgggcagcACTCACTCGAGGTAGTTGGAGAGCTCCAGGTTCTTGTAGAGCAAGTAGCAGAAGTGGGACACGGAAAAGGCGTGCATCCAGTTGTGGTAGGGAGGATCACGGTAGCCCTTCTTCACCATCAGACAGAACCTGGCCAGGGGTCAGCCAGCACGGAGGCTTCAGCCCTccaggctctgccctgccccATTCCTCGCCCCTCTCTCTTCACCACCTCCCCTGTAAAACCATGCCTGGCCTCCAGGTCCTCAGGGAGAACTCTCCCTGCAAGGAGGGTGTCATGGGGGCAGGGGCACCCACCGGGCCAGAGTGGGGCAGTCAATCTTGTAGTTGTTGATGAAGTTCATGTCCTGCAGCATGCTCAGGATGGCCTGGGGCAGAGAGGACAGCAGAGAGGCTGTGAGGGCGGTCAAGGTGGCGGGGCTCCAGCCTCCGCCTTTCTTGAAGCCCTATACTCAGAAAATTTTGGAGTCTCAAACCTTCAACATAATCTTTACAGAGAGGCCTAAATCAGTCAGACTATGCATTCCTAGAGCCATGAACTCTGAGAAATCTAAGGGTTCTAGggagctgacactgtggcacaccatgtaaagcctcagcctgtgatgccagcatcccatatggacactggttcatgtctcggctgctccacttccaatccagctccctgctaatgcacctgggaaagcatcagaggatagaacaagggcttgagcccctgtacccatgtgggagaccacgaagaagctccaggatcctggtttcaacctggtccagccctggccattgagaccatttggggagtgaaccagtgaacagacgatctctctgtctctgcctctctgtctctctataattatgactttcaaataagataaacctttttaaaaagagagaaagaaaaattctaaGAGATCTCAGCACTAAGAACTCGGTAACAAAGctcacaaaaaaatcttaaaaaaaaaaaaaataggaagtggGTATAaacccactccagcccctggtcGACCACCCAGCCAAGCCTGTGGCCTGGTGGCCCCGAGACCACTCTCCACCCTCAGGGCACCTCCTCAGCTTTCTTGACAACTCTCTCACTGGGAAGTTCTGACGCACATCTACCCTAAACCGCTGGCAGCACAGTCCCTCTCCCGCGCCACCCCCGCCCACCATGGAGAGGAGCCGGCGCACCATGGACGTATCATCTTCCGGCAGAGAGCGTGGTGTATAGGTAAAGTTGGCAAAGTTTGAATCAATGGAAGCCACGGGCTGGATGCCGTCGTGGAGGAGTTTGGTGTATTCATCATCAGAGACCTAGATGGGACAGGCCGGGGTATTAGAGGACAGCCCCCACCCGGCGTCAAATTCCCTGGGGGCCGTCACCCACAGTGCACCACAGCCACTCACCGGAAGGCCACTGGGCAAGAGATTCCCCATGTCTCCCCACAACCTGCAACCCACCTCCTGCACCTGCCTTCCTGTGACCACCCTAAGGCAGAAGAGATGCCCCCCACGATTCCCCCAAACCATGGCAGCCTTCTGTGGCCACTAACTTGCAGTCCTTCGTCTGGCCTGCTCCCTGTCTCACTTACTCCTTCCCACCACAGCTCTGAGTCCAGGCCCAGCATCCAGAAGCTTTTCTCTGGACACAGGGGAGAGACGGATGTCCACACACTTAGAGCTAAGACCTGGGGTAGCATTTTGGACTCAGGTCTGGGAATGGGACAGAGCATCAGTCATGAGGACTGCCCAGGACCACCTGGGGAGCTGTGAGGATATGAAAGTTCCCAGGCTTTGGCAGTTCCCAGGTTTGTTCCCCTGGATACAGGGAATAGGAGCAGAAGCCAGTTTTTGCCAAGACTGGGTGCTGCTGGCTACTTTCAACCCAAGAAACAGCTCAGAAGAAAGACTGCCTGCCAGGTGTGGCTGGGGAGAGGGGGGGACGTGTTGCGGAggggcagggccccagggctggAGAAGGATGGGAAAGCAGGGTGCACCTCACCTTCATATGGTACATCATCATCTCATTGGCCAGATGGCTGCGGTACTGGGCTTCATTCACTTTTTTGTAGAGGAGGGACTAGgggcacagagagggaggaagagctcAGGCAAGCTGGTTGTAAAATCTtagcaatgcctggagctgggtTGCGGGTCATACAGGAAGCCCCCTCTCTGTCCCATTGTCTGGCCCCAGTCCGACCCACCCCCAGCATTGCCAGGACATCCCTGTTTTCCTTCGCCAGCAGGTTCAGCCCCTGCTCTGGCCCTCTGCAGCCCTGCAAAACCTAGACCCAATCTTCACCATGGAGCCGGGCCCAGGGCTGGGAAGCAATGTATGATCAGGGATGGGAGGACGGACCCCCAGTTAgattcccaggccagagctgccAGCAACCCCAGACACAAAGACCcgacatttttgaaaagaagctGACCAGCATCTTGTGTAGGGTCTGCTATCAGAGAAGGGGGTTGCTTTTGACAACTGGGGTTTCCCATGTCCTGGGACGCTGAGTGGACAAAGAAGGAAATAGTATCCCCCAATGATCAGGTGGGACACTGAGCCCAGAAGTGGGCAGCAGGTGTAGAAGGCTGCACCAGCCCCCAGCAGCAGACCCCCTGGGCCCCACCCCTCTGGACATGGCAAGGAAAGCTAGCGGTATGCAGAATGGAGGGTCCCGCCCCAGTCCAGGGCCAAGTGCCGCCTTACATGTGCGATGCTGATGCCACAGTAGATGGAGAAGGCCGTGGCCAGGTCCTCATCGAACTTGCTGAACCACGGCCCATTGATCTTGTTCACCAACTCAGCCACCCCGATGACCtctgaggaaggggaggggacaggagcaAACTGCTAGAGGGGTGGGGAAAACGGACCTGCCCTCCTCGAGTTTCCTCCGGCCAGGTCTCACGTCCAGCCTGGGATCCCTTGAgtcccgccccaccccaccccaggacacCCGCACCCCAGGGCCAAGCCCCTCCAGGCCCGCACCCTGGTTCTCATTCTTgatggggaagcagaggatgTTGCGCGTGCGGAAGCCAGTGCTGTCATCCACGCCACGGTAGAAGAGCGGGTGGGCATAGGCGTCGGGGATGTTCAGGATCTGGCCAGTGGTCGCCACATGGCCTGCGATGCCCTGGTCAGCAGGGATCCGGATCTCGTAGCTCTGCCAAAGTGGTGAGAAAACTGGTGGCTCTGAGCCCCCTGCATACTCTCCCCGCACCCCATTCCCTCCACACcccgctacacacacacacacacacacacacaccccgggcAGCCCCAGGGCCAGGTGCATGCACTCACCTCATCGTCCACCACACCCCCGTCGAACACCTTGGCCACTAGCTCATTCTGATCCAGCAGAAACACGGAGCAGCTGCAGAGAGGGGGTGAATGGGGGTCTAAGAAGTCTTGTCCCGCATCTACCTCCCCCACAATCCCCCACTTGAGCCCTGGGGTTCCTCTGAGCTGGCACTCAGCCATTTAAGTGATTTGGGGGTAGATGTACCCTCCTGTGTGCCAGCAAAGCCAGCTTTGGCCCAGCAGCATACAGCCAGACAGCAAGGAAAACAAATGCCTTAGCGGGCGGGGAAGGGCGGGGGGCAcaggaggggaggaggtgggtgatgggaggcagggcccctTCTGGGGGGAGATCCACTCACATCTCGGCATTGCTGAGGTTTCTGGCCTCCGTGATGATCTCCTGCAGCAGCACAGACACATCATCTGCAGGAGGGACGGTGGTGAGAGCCAGCTGCAGTGCTCAGGCCAGgtccctgccccaggcccacCTGCGCCCACCCGCGCCCAGCCCACAGCCAGgcatgagggagggcagagcaCTCACCCAGGTGAGTGAAGAGGTTCTTAGCCACTTGAAGAAGCGCCTAGGAGGAAAGAGGTACAGATTGCAAGAAACTCAGGATGGTGCTGAAGATGAGCAGGGTCTAATGACATCATCATCTGGCCACTAAGTGTGTGGGTGAGAGAGGCAGAAATCTCCTATATCTCTAAGATACAGAGtctttcaaaaacttcatggaaaatggaaaactgTCTTTGTGCCAAAATGTTTGAAACGAGAGCATATGGGATGGGGTGTCTTCAGAAAATTGGtggaaatgcatactatgaaaaacaCTTGCTGTAGATTTCcgtctactttttcttttttcttttacgcaccaaaataaacaaaattctatTTTCGTCAAGTCCAGCTGCCTGGTCCTTTATTGTAGTACTTGCACTGAACACTAGAGGGCGGTCACACCCAAGGCCTGCAGCTGGTGCCCAGACCATTGGAACCCCTGCCTGGTCCTCCCAGGAAGCCTGTGGGTTACAGGTTACACAATTGCCCCAGGGCAAGCCTGCCAGGAACCCAGAGGGGACAGGAGTGTTTCCTTGTGGATGACTCCCTGGAGCAGAGGGTGTGGCAAGTGGGTCCCTGAGAGATGCTCAGAGATGCTTGGGGCAGGTGGCTCACCTGGCACTCACACTTGAGCTTCTGCTCCTTCTGGAAGGCCAGGGTGCTGGTGAGCACTGTGCCCGTGTAGTGGAAGCAGTGCTGGATCACACGTTCGTCCTGCTCTGTGAATCTAGGGGAGGGGCATGAGGGTTcacggtgggggtggggctgcagcTCCTTGCTCCCCCCTCCCTACTTCCATTCCTCCAAGGAGCCTACCAGGATAGCCACCAGCTGTTGCAAACTCCCTCCTCGCTGTTCCAGCTTCCCCTCAGAGCTCCCACTACTCTTCAGGTCAAAATGTGTTCTTCGACAAGAAACCTGTTCCATCTACAGCTGGCATCCTTTTCTTCCCTTGGTGCACCAACCGCCCCATGGAGGGGAGCAGCACTGCCCTCTGTGTGTCCAGCTCCTGACCCCACCCTCTGTCCCTATCTGGGCCTGCTCTAGCAGCTGCAGAAACCTCAAAGCCAAGGCCACTCAAACTGGCCACCAACTGACCTCTAGGCAGAAAGCTGTAGGAGCTGGAGAGGCTGATAGTGGAGGTGATGAGGGAGCCTGCCTCTGCCCACTCCTCTCACCAATGTGGCTGGATCCCCAAACCTCAGCCTGGTTCGtccccacctccctgctcctggccataCTGTTCCCTGGTCTCAAAcacccttcctgccttcctcctgctAGCTTTGAAGGTCAACTTCAGCCCCTGTAGGTAGAGCCCTGACTGTGCCATAGGAGGCATGTGTGAAATGTCTTAACTGGCCTTTCCTCTGACATTACCACCAGCTCCATCCCACAGCCAGTGGGAGGGACTCTGGAACACCCCTTGTCTGGCTAGggagctaggctccaacacttTGGTCACTGTTTATGAGTTCCACACTTCTTAATATGTGTGGGACAGACAGGGTCCTGCCCTGGGCCTCAGGGACTTGCCATCCAGTAATTGTCTGGCTGTCCTACAATGAAACAtctcctgcagcagccaggaaccacaGCAGAGCTGGGTTCCAGAGACAGGCCCCAgtgctcctggccctgcctgggccccATCACATTGTGTAATCCCCTACTCCCCAGCCTTCCTGGGGCCAAACAGCCAGCCCTGGAACACACATATGAAGTGCTCAGCGCCCATCACCAGCTGCCAGCCAGTTCCACCttggctggttcatgtccccctGGGCCCACGCAACTGTCTACTGTACTCCCCACTGACTCCCCACTGACAGCTCTGAGCTCTTGGCCTTGGACGGCAGACACCTGCCGGACCCTCAAGCCCTGTATCCTGCTGGCCTCTCTCTGAATGCAGCCTCAGCCATGCAGCTCCTGAGCGGCGTTTGCCCCGCCCACCTGGACTTACAAGGCTCCTCCGAGCTTGTTGAAGGCGCAGGCCAAGGCCACCACCTGGTCAGTGGCCCGGCTGATGACAGGGACACAGAGCATGGCCTGCACCTCACAGCCCAGCATGCTTTGCAGCTGCTGCACATCATcctgtggaggggaggggagtgagggcAGAGAGCATGGGTCGCCACATGCCCCTACCACCACCCCCATGCAACAGGTGCTTCTAAAAGATGCAAACACGGCGGAAGCAGAGCAGGGTTTAGGGCAGGTCCTGTCTTTCCTGTTCCTAAGCTGTCACAAGCCCTGGCTGTGGGGGCTGGACAGTAAAggcttccctctccccctcctccagccATAGCTTACAGAGGTAAGGTCCTTCCATTGGATGGATTTCTTGTCACGCACCACCTGGCCCAGGCGTCCTGTCGTCAGCTGAGGGGGTAGGGAGAGGCTGGGTCACGGTCCCGGCGTCTGCAGACCAGGACCTCTCGACCCATTCTCAGCACAAATCTGCAAGGCTTCACCAACTCTATTAGTTAGTCCCCATTGAGGGTGGACTCaatggcaggaggaggaaggctggTCTGGCAGAATCCCCTAGAGAAGATTCTAGAGGGGAGAGAAGCCAGTCCCCAGCCAGGATTCTAATGGGATTCTAACAGACGCCTAGCCTGTCAGACTCAGGACTTGCTAGAAGATTCTTCACAACCCAAGATCCAGATAATCCCATCAGATCCCAAGAGAGCCTGGAAGATGTGTGTCTGGGGCAGACTCCCGCAGTGCCCCTCCAGACTACAGCCTCTGTCCACCAGAAACTCACCGGAAAGCTGATCTCTTCCCCCAGCACTTTGTCTCCGATGACCTGAGGAAGGGATGGAATGGCAGGGCCAGCCTCTCAGAGACCACAGAGCTTTTCCCTGTCCACCAGAAACCTGGGTCCCcatccagcccagctccagcacacCCCATAGTGGCCTGGAGCCCCACCTTGCAGGACAGCTGGAGGTTGTCCTCGGACACCAGTAGGAGGCAGCAGCGAGCTGCCTGAGTCTCTTGCTGCAGCTGTGGGGGAAGGAGGGGCGGGGTGAGAGGCTGATCACAGTTCCttccctctgctccccaccccaacccccgccTCCCTGACAGTCTCCAAAAGaatggaggagaggggaagggcgGCACGTGTGAATCCTGCCAGGGGGttgagtgccaggagccagggactcacgTATTGGAGAACTTTGAGCTGCAGGGAGGAGGCGTCCAGGTCGTAAAGCTCCCCTGCAAAGGCCGGTGCGGGTCAGAGAGGGCATCATCCTGGCCGGGAGGCCCTGCCTTCCAGTGCCATTCTCTAGATGAGGCTTCGCCTCCCCGTGCACCTGCCACCCAGGCTCTGCCCACCATCTGGCCCCTTGCTCAGATCAACCTGGTCCCTCCCCGGGGTCCACCTAGGCTGGGTCCTCACCACACAGCTGCAGAATCTTCTGGTCCTGGTCCGTGTAGGCTTCCCCACCCTTCTGGtcttccaccacctccacctgGGCATTCTGGATGGCTCCAGGGGCCGCGCTGGGCTCCCGCTGCTGCAAGGCACGCACCCTCCGCAGGGCCACCAGGGTCTGGAGAGGGCCAAGAAGTTAGCACGTCATTTGCTCCACCCTAGCTGTATTTGCCACTACAGTGTCCATCATCAGAACCTGGTCCCAAACCACCCAGTCCTCAGCACTCTGCCCTCCTGCCAGCTTCCACACCCTTAGCGCATCTCTgctctccagtccagctcctggctccttccaagGTCCCAGTTCCTACTCTGTCTCCACTCACAGGGAGTTGTTCTTGTTAAGGAGCATCGGAATCATGCATCCTTCCTGCCTGTTTACCAGGGTTTGGCCATCTTTTCTTGCCACTACCCTAGGCAGCTCGGGGTGCTATTATAATCTCCACTCTGAACTAAGGAATGGaggctcagggagctggagtcactTGCTGGGGCTGGAGCCGCCCTGGAGCCTGGGTCTGTCCACACCCTGACCGGACCACCTTCCCCAGCGCCCTGCCTCACTCACAtgcttctccactgcctgcaGGTTCCACTCTTCATTGTCACTCAGCTGGCCGCAGTGTACCTGGAAGGAGGGGAGCACGTGCTCTGTCCTCTCTTGGACACTGCACACTCAGGCCCCAGCAGCACACATATACACTCCACTCTGCAGGACCCTGTGACAAGCCAGGTGGCTTCAGCAAAGACCTCCTCCTGCAGAAAGCCTTCCAGGACTGACCCactttttctgccttctggctcttGTCCTGTCAGCATCAtggtcctggtgtgtgtgtggggggggggggacgagAGGTGTGTGGCTTGGAATCACCTCCACCACCCAGCCCAGGATGTGAGCCTCGGCCTCCCAGTTCCACCTTCTCTAGGGGGTTGAGCTACCCAAAGTCTGGACTACAGGAAGCAGTCCAACAGGTTGCATGTGCAGGGGTGGGGCATAGGAATGAAGGGCCGAGCTCATGGATGGATAAAAGGACTGACAAacgctctgcttccagccctgcatGCTTCCAGTTTCTGCCCTGCAGATGAGCCAAAACCCAGGAAGATCATGCAGCCGGAAATGGCATGGCTGGCACCGGTCACTCCCACCCCTCTCTGCCCACACCTTCCTCTCCCCAGATCCGTCCATCCTGTTCCTCTGCAGTTTGATTCTGTGTACTGATTGCCAGGGTTCCCCTCAGCCCATCCTTCACACACCCCAACTCTGCTTGGGTGCTTATGGAGGAAAACCAGATGCTGAGGAGTGGCAGGCCATAGCCTGCCATGGACCCGGCCGGCAAAGCTCCCACCTGCGGCACGGGCATGCTCAAGGCCACTTGCCACCTGCAGGAGTTCTCCTCTGTAcctgcactgggaggggttccctcccttccttgtcccctgctgcctctgctCTGGGATGCTGCCAGGAGCAGATGGAGAAGAGCATGAGGTCTTGCTGGGGTGGGATGAGTGGGGGACACAGCCGTGGGGAATGCCGGCTCCCACacctgggaagggagaggagggtgcGCAGCACGGGGGAGCTCAAAGCgggaggccatctgggaagcttCTAGAATTGGCTAGAAGGGTGGTGAGGCCAGGACCCAGCAGGTAGGTGCTGGTGGTGCGGGGTGGGAGGTATAGGGGAGAtgaggagcaggctgggctggggacgaGATGCTGCACTAAGTAGGTGGACTGCATCCCGAGAGTGCCAGGCAGCCACAGCAGATGTCAGTGGGGTACAGGATGGCCTGGAGGGAGTGACCGGGTAGGTAGGAGGTCCAAGAATCCCAAACAGGCTGTGGCAAGGCTCTGTCTGTGACTGCCACAGGATGAGGAAGGATGAAGTCAGGGCGTGACAGGTGGTTACATGCTGGTATCTGACTGGCACTCTTGTCCTTCTGACCTGGGCCCAGCCCTGAGGGAAAGGGAAGGCTGGTATCCTCCCAGGGTTGTCAAGATAACCAGCTCCTGGGCTGCCCCGGCAGCTGGGTCccaggtccagagccaggagggagGGTAGCAACCATGGAATCCCCCTTCCCCAGTACAAACATACGCAGGGTTACCTCGGCCAACCCTCCCAgcacgcgtacacacacacacacacacacacacacacacacacacacacagtcatgcagagcctcagccccacccccacacacatgctCCTCTCCCACACATAGAAGTCTCGCACACACATCCACGCTGTCTCTGCTGTCCTCGTGCGCATGAGCAGGCCTGTCCACCGGAAACTTGGATTCATAAAGCCCAGAGCCTGACGCCCtagcatgcatacacacacatgcacacacatagacatacacacagagttcCTCCCACATCCACACCTGCACCCATGGCCTTCTCCCACCTGTCCCTGCTAATCAGGTGGGTATCTGGTGTTCCATGTGGGAGCATTCAGCACTAAGCACTGGAGGCTGAGAGACGGCAGAGGGCCTGATCCAGTGCCATCTGCCTCCTATTCCTCACCATGGCCAGTGTGATATGCCCAATGGCATAAATGGTCTATCCCAGTACAAAGATCTTGGTGGCTGGCACAGCTGGAGGAAGAGTGGGCACAAATCAAGCATTAAATGTCAGCAACCAAGGGCCGCCCACTCCTCCAAGGGACTTACTAGCCTGGAATTAAGGAGTAGAGCCAAAGGCTTTCTGCATCACGGTGCCTCAAGCCACAGAGACCCATGCAGCcatgcagccctgcagccctgcacctgcatggcacaTTCCACAGGCACCCTCAGCTGACTGCATCCCAAGACCCCCTTGCAGGGCCCCCTGATTTTTTGTCTGGCACTTGCCATCATCTACAAGTCTATGCTGATGCCTCTCCAAGGTCGAATGTGGAAGCAGCGCCAGGCTGGTCTGCCCTGGTCCTCCACTCCTCACTCCTAGTGGGAGTGGGTACCTAGTGGGCATGGAGATGATGATGGGTGAGGGCCAGGTTGCTGGATGGATGCATGGATGGGTGATACATGGACACTAGGGCAGAAGCTCATCCAGGGGATGGACAGAACAAGGAGCTGGTGGCTCTGCCCTCCCCAAGAGCTGCCCAGGGGGCACTCCCTCTACCCCCACGGGAGGTCTGAGGTTGCCTAGGCCACCTCTGCAAGCCCAGAAGCATCTGTGAGATGCACATGCGTTGGGAGTGTCTCCCCGGGCATGAAAGGGCAGGCTTGacagaacagggaaagacttcaaATCCTCCTGAGAGGTGAGGGGACAGCTGCAAACTTCCTGCAGTCCCTTGGCCAAGAACGTGCACCAGCCCCAACCTCCCCGCTATCACACATCCACTTCCCTACCTTCCTcaagctgctccccttccccctcctctgctgctggccctgcccctgccccacagcCCCCGCCCCTGCCACTTCCCTTGCTACTCCCCTCTCAGCcacctcagcacctgctggcagcagTGATTTCCCTAGGCCAGTGGCTCGAGGGTACCCCAGTCCGCCCCAGAGAGCTCCTACAAGGTAAAACAGCTTTGTCCTAGGCCCCAGTCCCCAGCCTGGGGCAGGATCAGAGCGATTCTGCTGGGTGTGTTGGTTAAGTGATCTGACACTGAACCTTCCTgaacacacacgtgcacacatgtgtgcacatactGCAACACACagtgtatacatacatgcatgtatgcTTGCGCACATACAAAATGCACATGGTGTACACAATCCATGCACACGcacgcacgcgcgcgcgcacacacacacacacacacacacactggcctttCCTGTCTGAGGGGAAGGCTGGAGTCTGAACTCCTTATCCCACCAGCCGCCCTGCCCACAGAAAAACAACCATCAGCCCACAGGAAGGGCTTTCCAGGATCCTGGCACCCCCGACTCCTGACTCCTTTTTGTCAATACAGAAGGAGACATGCATCTGAGCCCTGCCTCCCCACGGCACAATTCATGCTTCCCCGTGTCCTGGTACTCCCAAGAGCCAGCCAGTTCTGGGACCACCCAGAGAGCACAGGCAGGGGGAGTGGTCCACtggagcagaagctgggagctgggggagcAGCCCCTCAGCCAGGCAGATGGGGTGCAAGGAAACCAAGCCAGGCACACCCTCCTCCCAGACCTGCCTCCTCCCTTCACCCCCCAGCAACTGGCAAAGGCCAGGCACCCGCTGGGGAGACCTTTCACTCCCTTTTAACAAGCTCGGCAGGGTCTCCTGGCACTCCGGGGCACAAGGCCTGCCCCTCTAGGGGCAGAGGCAGATCTCCAGTGAGGAGGACTTGGGGTGCTCACACTTCGTTCCTGGGATGGGATAAGGATTTAAATTTTCCACCTGCATGCAGAGAGGAAGGACATAAGAATCAGCCCCCTGAGACTCCCCCAGCCCCTGAGTCTCCATGGCAGGTGCAACGGGAAGCTGAGTTGCTGAGAGGCAGCAAGGagccctggcctgggtccttggcccagctccTCTCTACCTGCCTCACTTTCCTCTTCGATGATCCTCTGGCTCCAGGTAGCTCCCTCTCCCTAACTGCCCAGGCTGCCAACCTCTGGCCTGGATCTGCTGTGATGTGATGCCTCCCTTGGGGACCCTTCTGGTGGCCTTCCAAGCTCCCTCCCATACCCCTTGAT
The sequence above is a segment of the Ochotona princeps isolate mOchPri1 chromosome 4, mOchPri1.hap1, whole genome shotgun sequence genome. Coding sequences within it:
- the PDE2A gene encoding cGMP-dependent 3',5'-cyclic phosphodiesterase isoform X3, producing MGQACGHSILCRSQQYPAARPAEPRGQQVFLKPDDLPPPPQPCTDSLQDALLNLGSVIDLVGLQRAIKEALSAVLPRVETIYTYLLDQESRLVCEDPLHELPQEGKVREAVVSRKRLSCNGLGSSDLPGKPLARLAAPLAPDTQVLVLPLVDKETGAVVAVILVHCGQLSDNEEWNLQAVEKHTLVALRRVRALQQREPSAAPGAIQNAQVEVVEDQKGGEAYTDQDQKILQLCGELYDLDASSLQLKVLQYLQQETQAARCCLLLVSEDNLQLSCKVIGDKVLGEEISFPLTTGRLGQVVRDKKSIQWKDLTSDDVQQLQSMLGCEVQAMLCVPVISRATDQVVALACAFNKLGGALFTEQDERVIQHCFHYTGTVLTSTLAFQKEQKLKCECQALLQVAKNLFTHLDDVSVLLQEIITEARNLSNAEICSVFLLDQNELVAKVFDGGVVDDESYEIRIPADQGIAGHVATTGQILNIPDAYAHPLFYRGVDDSTGFRTRNILCFPIKNENQEVIGVAELVNKINGPWFSKFDEDLATAFSIYCGISIAHSLLYKKVNEAQYRSHLANEMMMYHMKVSDDEYTKLLHDGIQPVASIDSNFANFTYTPRSLPEDDTSMAILSMLQDMNFINNYKIDCPTLARFCLMVKKGYRDPPYHNWMHAFSVSHFCYLLYKNLELSNYLEDIEIFALFISCMCHDLDHRGTNNSFQVASKSVLAALYSSEGSVMERHHFAQAIAILNTHGCNIFDHFSRKDYQRMLDLMRDIILATDLAHHLRIFKDLQKMAEVGYDRTNKQHHRLLLCLLMTSCDLSDQTKGWKTTRKIAELIYKEFFSQGDLEKAMGNRPMEMMDREKAYIPELQISFMEHIAMPIYKLLQDLFPKAAELYDRVASNREHWTKVSHKFTIRGLPSNNSLDFLDEEYEVAGLDGARAPVNGCCGLDTE
- the PDE2A gene encoding cGMP-dependent 3',5'-cyclic phosphodiesterase isoform X4 gives rise to the protein MHRQPAAGLDPLAQEPESPGSRASGLEDALLNLGSVIDLVGLQRAIKEALSAVLPRVETIYTYLLDQESRLVCEDPLHELPQEGKVREAVVSRKRLSCNGLGSSDLPGKPLARLAAPLAPDTQVLVLPLVDKETGAVVAVILVHCGQLSDNEEWNLQAVEKHTLVALRRVRALQQREPSAAPGAIQNAQVEVVEDQKGGEAYTDQDQKILQLCGELYDLDASSLQLKVLQYLQQETQAARCCLLLVSEDNLQLSCKVIGDKVLGEEISFPLTTGRLGQVVRDKKSIQWKDLTSDDVQQLQSMLGCEVQAMLCVPVISRATDQVVALACAFNKLGGALFTEQDERVIQHCFHYTGTVLTSTLAFQKEQKLKCECQALLQVAKNLFTHLDDVSVLLQEIITEARNLSNAEICSVFLLDQNELVAKVFDGGVVDDESYEIRIPADQGIAGHVATTGQILNIPDAYAHPLFYRGVDDSTGFRTRNILCFPIKNENQEVIGVAELVNKINGPWFSKFDEDLATAFSIYCGISIAHSLLYKKVNEAQYRSHLANEMMMYHMKVSDDEYTKLLHDGIQPVASIDSNFANFTYTPRSLPEDDTSMAILSMLQDMNFINNYKIDCPTLARFCLMVKKGYRDPPYHNWMHAFSVSHFCYLLYKNLELSNYLEDIEIFALFISCMCHDLDHRGTNNSFQVASKSVLAALYSSEGSVMERHHFAQAIAILNTHGCNIFDHFSRKDYQRMLDLMRDIILATDLAHHLRIFKDLQKMAEVGYDRTNKQHHRLLLCLLMTSCDLSDQTKGWKTTRKIAELIYKEFFSQGDLEKAMGNRPMEMMDREKAYIPELQISFMEHIAMPIYKLLQDLFPKAAELYDRVASNREHWTKVSHKFTIRGLPSNNSLDFLDEEYEVAGLDGARAPVNGCCGLDTE